From one Pempheris klunzingeri isolate RE-2024b chromosome 9, fPemKlu1.hap1, whole genome shotgun sequence genomic stretch:
- the lcp2b gene encoding lymphocyte cytosolic protein 2, which yields MSLNNVPSKAEVTGWSPQSLADYMSRLKLSGCDKVVMKGNITGAGFIQMTERDLQLFPCLYVPIITKIQSDINKSGQKQVFDKFKAQKYPKQVIVQEEEHWDSDEYDNNSDENCEGPYQEETEDGYISALTEPQTAEQQDTGEPCKEIYRKPPRHQHRAPASQPTLHIDRSNKPGQPVPTQRDITKSKGGAVKAPGSSACKIPTVRTHKPTDVSNRGEKRSPAPPVATQLTKVNNSTSGTRKDLDPSWYGGNITRHQAEVVLREVNEDGAFVVRDSTKGSDEHPYTLMLLKEGKVYNIKICNQGNSYFLGTGFNTTKSFPGVKEMITHHAHTPLLLIDATDHSSKAQSQCCLLYPVGL from the exons ATGAGTTTAAACAATGTTCCTTCTAAAGCGGAGGTGACGGGATGGAGTCCCCAAAGTCTGGCCGACTACATGAGCAGG CTTAAGTTATCAGGCTGCGACAAAGTAGTGATGAAGGGCAACATAACCGGAGCAGGATTCATA CAAATGACTGAGCGTGACCTTCAGCTGTTCCCCTGCCTTTATGTCCC AATAATAACTAAGATCCAAAGTGACATCAACAAGAGTGGGCAGAAGCAGGTTTTTGATAA ATTTAAGGCACAAAAGTATCCAAAACAAG TAATTGTACAGGAGGAGGAACACTGGGATTCAGATGAGTAT GACAATAACAGCGATGAGAACTGTGAAGGTCCATACCAGGAAGAAACAGAAGACGGCTACATCTCTGCTCTGACTGAGCCACAAACGGCTGAGCAGCAAGACACTGGCGAGCCCTGCAAGGAGATCTACAGGAAGCCACCTCGACACCAGCATAGAG CACCAGCTAGCCAACCCACTCTGCATATCGACAGGAGCAACAAGCCTGGACAACCTGTTCCAACGCAGAGAGACATAACAAAATCAA AGGGCGGTGCTGTCAAAGCTCCCGGCTCATCCGCTTGTAAGATCCCTACAGTAAGAACCCACAAGCCCACTGATGTGTCCAACAG AGGAGAGAAACgaagtccagctcctccagtggCCACACAGCTTACTAAGGTCAACAATTCAACATCAGGAACAAGAAAG GATTTGGATCCCAGCTGGTATGGAGGAAACATTACCAGACATCAAGCTGAAGTTGTTCTCAGAGAGGTGAATGAG gATGGGGCATTTGTGGTGAGGGACAGCACAAAAGGCTCAGATGAACACCCCTACACCCTGATGCTGCTGAAAGAAGGCAAGGTTTACAACATTAAGATCTGTAACCAAGGCAACTCCTACTTCCTCGGCACTGGCTTCAACACCACCAAG agttTCCCTGGGGTGAAGGAGATGATTACCCATCACGCGCACACCCCGCTGCTGCTCATTGATGCCACAGACCACAGCTCTAAAGCGCAGAGCCAGTGCTGCCTGCTGTACCCTGTGGGACTCTGA
- the LOC139207137 gene encoding protein Wnt-8a-like, translating to MVHVLFCLLPLLCKMSPGHAWVASNFLMTGPKAYLTYARSVQVGAQSGTEECKHQFAWDRWNCPDSATQLKGLRRATRETSFVHAISAAGVMYTLTRNCSLGDLDNCGCDVSKNGKIGGRGWLWGGCSDNVDFGERISKQYVDAQETGQDSRAAVNLHNNAAGRLAVKATMKRICRCHGMSESCSVQTCWTQLSEFREIGNYLKIKHSQAQKLDIDKKRMRAGNSADNRGAIVDAFGSVAQTELIYLEDSPDYCKRNTSLGLYGTEGRECVQHGEGLTQWERRSCRRLCHECGLKVEERRTEVVSSCNCKFHWCCTVNCDDCSQVIVKHVCARREGADGHGFRRRHRGPK from the exons ATGGTGCATGtattgttttgtctcctgcCTCTTTTATGCAAAATGAGTCCGGGACACGCCTG GGTGGCCAGTAACTTTCTCATGACGGGACCCAAG GCCTATCTCACCTACGCACGAAGCGTGCAGGTGGGCGCACAGAGTGGCACTGAGGAGTGCAAACACCAGTTTGCGTGGGACAGATGGAACTGCCCCGACAGCGCAACCCAGCTCAAGGGACTAAGACGGG CCACCAGAGAGACGTCTTTCGTGCACGCCATCAGTGCAGCGGGCGTCATGTACACTCTGACCAGGAACTGTAGTCTGGGAGACCTGGACAACTGCGGCTGTGATGTCTCCAAGAACGGGAAAATTG GCGGTCGCGGCTGGTTGTGGGGTGGCTGTAGTGACAACGTGGATTTCGGGGAGAGGATTTCCAAACAGTATGTGGACGCGCAGGAGACGGGCCAGGACTCCAGGGCTGCTGTCAACCTGCACAACAACGCGGCCGGCCGGCTG GCTGTGAAGGCAACAATGAAGCGCATCTGTAGATGCCACGGCATGTCTGAGAGCTGCAGTGTCCAGACCTGCTGGACACAGCTGTCAGAGTTCAGAGAAATCGGAAACTACTTGAAGATCAAGCACAGCCAAGCCCAAAAACTGGACATCGATAAAAAGCGCATGCGGGCTGGCAACAGCGCGGACAACCGAGGTGCCATCGTGGACGCGTTCGGCAGCGTCGCCCAGACGGAGCTCATCTACCTGGAGGACTCCCCGGACTACTGCAAGAGGAACACCAGCTTGGGGCTGTACGGCACCGAGGGCAGGGAGTGCGTGCAGCACGGGGAGGGTTTAACCCAGTGGGAGAGGCGCAGCTGCCGCAGGTTGTGTCATGAATGCGGCctgaaggtggaggagaggcGCACGGAGGTGGTGAGCAGCTGCAACTGCAAATTCCACTGGTGCTGCACGGTGAACTGCGACGACTGCTCCCAGGTTATAGTAAAACACGTGTGCGCCAGGAGGGAAGGTGCTGATGGGCACGGCTTTAGGCGCAGACACCGTGGACCCAAATGA
- the LOC139207093 gene encoding protein Wnt-8a-like, with product MGPLNLFAAMVLSMCCHVHLAFAWTVNNFLMTGPKAFLTYASSVQLGAQSGIQECKHQFAWERWNCPENTLQLSTHNGLRSATRETSFVHAISAAGVMYTLTKNCSMGDFDNCGCDDSRIGQTGGRGWIWGGCSDNVAFGEKISKQFVDALEGGHDSRAAVNLHNNEAGRLAIKATMRRACKCHGVSGSCSIQTCWMQLADFREVGNYLKIKHENAKKLEMDKKPVRAGNSADNRGAIAHTFRGIARTELIYLEDSPDYCVKNQSLDYQGTEGRECLKGGKNLSQWERKSCRRLCYECGLRVVEKRIEVVSSCNCKFHWCCTVKCDKCTQVVTKYYCARKDGGRKPHNKTKRRHRARRH from the exons ATGGGACCACTGAATCTTTTCGCAGCCATGGTTCTGTCCATGTGCTGTCATGTTCACTTAGCTTTTGCTTG GACGGTGAATAATTTCCTCATGACTGGACCTAag GCTTTTCTGACCTATGCCAGCAGTGTGCAACTGGGCGCACAGAGTGGCATCCAGGAGTGCAAACACCAGTTTGCTTGGGAGAGGTGGAACTGCCCAGAGAACACGCTCCAACTATCCACACACAACGGCCTTCGAAGTG CTACAAGGGAAACATCTTTTGTCCACGCCATCAGCGCAGCCGGAGTGATGTACACGCTCACCAAGAACTGCAGCATGGGAGACTTTGACAACTGCGGCTGCGATGACTCCAGAATTGGACAGACAG GTGGCAGAGGATGGATTTGGGGAGGCTGCAGCGATAATGTGGCGTTTGGAGAGAAGATCTCCAAACAGTTTGTGGACGCGCTCGAAGGTGGACATGACTCGCGGGCTGCGGTCAACCTGCACAACAACGAGGCGGGCAGACTG GCAATCAAAGCCACCATGCGGAGAGCCTGTAAGTGCCATGGAGTGTCTGGGAGCTGCAGCATCCAAACCTGCTGGATGCAGCTGGCTGACTTCAGAGAGGTGGGCAACTACCTAAAGATTAAGCACGAAAATGCGAAGAAGCTGGAGATGGACAAGAAGCCCGTGAGGGCTGGGAACAGCGCAGACAACAGAGGAGCCATCGCGCACACTTTTCGGGGCATCGCCCGGACGGAGCTCATTTACCTGGAGGACTCCCCGGATTACTGCGTCAAGAACCAGAGCCTGGACTATCAGGGCACAGAGGGGCGGGAGTGTCTGAAGGGCGGCAAGAACTTGTCCCAgtgggagaggaagagctgCCGCAGGCTGTGCTATGAATGCGGCCTCAGAGTGGTGGAGAAGCGCATCGAGGTCGTGAGCAGCTGCAACTGCAAATTCCACTGGTGCTGCACGGTGAAGTGTGACAAATGCACGCAGGTAGTTACTAAATATTACTGTGCGCGTAAAGACGGTGGGAGAAAACCACATAATAAAACGAAGCGCAGGCACCGTGCGCGCCGGCACTGA